One stretch of Vibrio kanaloae DNA includes these proteins:
- a CDS encoding efflux RND transporter permease subunit, producing MINAIIRWSISNRFLVLVATVAIVFGGLYSVKNTPVDAIPDLSDVQVIIKTSYPGQAPQVVEDQVTYPLTTAMLAVPGAETVRGYSFFGDSYVYIIFNDDTDMYWARSRVLEYLSQVAPNLPSSAKPTLGPDATGVGWVYSYVLQDKTGQHDLAELRSLQDWFLKYELQTVEGVSEVATVGGMVKQYQVQIDPAKLRAYDLTLQQVNKAIQDGNQETGASVVEIAEAEHMVRTTGYLTSIEDIQSLPLKVTDKGTPLLLGDIADINLGPQMRRGISELNGEGEAVGGVIVMRFGENASEVIDSVKSKLAELQAGLPDGVEIVATYDRSTLIDSAVENLWKKLAEEFIVVAVVCALFLFHIRSSLVIALSLPVGILGAFIVMHWQGINANIMSLGGIAIAIGAMVDGAIVMIENVHKHIERTPLTDKNRWQVIGKAAEEVGAPLFFSLIIITLSFVPVFALEGQEGKMFSPLAFTKTYAMAAAAGLAITLVPVLMGYFIRGNVLPEHKNPVNRSLVAMYKPLLNLSLKYPKVMIVIALGLMASAYYPTSKLGSEFIPPLDEGDLMYMPTTYPGISIGKARELLQQTNKLIKTIPEVETTWGKTGRAETATDPAPLTMIETVIQLKPRDEWRDGVTTESLRKEFDDLIQFPGLTNAWVMPIKTRIDMLATGIKTPIGIKIAGPELSVIEDIGSQLEPILNSVSGTASVYAERVAGGRYVTIDIKRRSAARYGLSIKEVQQVISTAVGGMNVGETVEGLERYPINVRYPQSYRDSVVKLQNLPLVTPNGARIALSDVADIRYEDGPPMIKTENARPNGWVFVDIEGRDLGSYVAEAQKVVTDQIVLPAGYSLAWSGQYEYMERAKDRLSVVVPITIAIIMLLLYLSFRRVGEVMMIMLTLPLAMVGGLWLMHVLNYNFSIAVGVGFIALAGVAVEIGVIMLVYLNQAWHYKKLDAEQNQQALQSEDLTDAIREGAGLRVRPVMMTVLTVIIGLIPIMYGEGTGSEVMQRIAAPMIGGMASALLLTLLVLPAIFKLWKQREITHSQNETNK from the coding sequence ATGATCAATGCAATCATTCGCTGGTCTATTAGTAACCGCTTCTTAGTGCTGGTTGCTACTGTAGCCATCGTATTTGGCGGCTTATACAGCGTTAAAAATACACCGGTCGATGCCATTCCTGATTTGTCAGATGTTCAGGTGATCATCAAAACCAGTTATCCGGGACAAGCGCCGCAAGTGGTCGAGGATCAGGTGACTTATCCATTAACCACCGCCATGTTAGCTGTACCGGGTGCTGAAACGGTTCGTGGTTACTCGTTCTTTGGTGATTCCTATGTCTATATCATCTTCAATGACGATACTGATATGTACTGGGCACGTTCACGAGTGCTGGAGTACTTAAGCCAAGTTGCACCTAACTTGCCATCGAGTGCCAAGCCAACACTAGGGCCAGATGCAACCGGTGTGGGCTGGGTTTACAGCTACGTGTTGCAAGATAAAACCGGTCAGCACGACTTAGCGGAACTTCGTAGTTTGCAAGATTGGTTCTTGAAGTATGAATTGCAAACTGTAGAAGGCGTGTCTGAAGTGGCGACCGTTGGCGGCATGGTGAAGCAGTATCAAGTACAGATTGATCCTGCCAAGTTACGTGCTTACGACCTAACGCTTCAGCAAGTCAATAAGGCAATCCAAGATGGTAATCAAGAAACAGGTGCGTCTGTTGTCGAGATTGCTGAAGCCGAGCACATGGTTCGTACAACCGGCTACCTGACAAGCATTGAAGACATTCAATCTTTGCCGCTAAAAGTGACTGACAAAGGGACTCCACTGCTGCTCGGCGACATTGCTGACATTAACCTTGGCCCGCAAATGCGTCGTGGTATCTCTGAACTTAATGGTGAAGGAGAAGCGGTTGGCGGCGTTATCGTGATGCGCTTTGGTGAAAATGCCAGCGAAGTGATCGACTCGGTGAAATCCAAACTCGCTGAGCTGCAAGCCGGTTTACCTGATGGTGTCGAGATTGTCGCGACTTATGATCGTTCGACTTTGATTGATTCAGCCGTTGAAAACCTTTGGAAGAAGCTGGCTGAAGAGTTCATCGTGGTCGCCGTGGTGTGTGCGCTGTTCTTATTCCACATCCGATCATCACTGGTTATCGCGCTAAGTCTGCCTGTCGGTATCTTAGGCGCATTCATCGTTATGCATTGGCAGGGTATTAACGCCAACATTATGTCTCTTGGCGGGATCGCGATTGCGATTGGCGCCATGGTGGATGGTGCCATAGTGATGATTGAGAACGTTCATAAACACATTGAACGGACTCCGCTCACTGACAAAAACCGTTGGCAAGTGATTGGTAAGGCGGCAGAAGAAGTCGGCGCACCGCTGTTCTTCTCTCTGATTATCATTACCTTGAGCTTTGTGCCTGTGTTCGCGCTAGAAGGGCAAGAGGGCAAGATGTTCTCGCCACTTGCGTTTACCAAGACGTATGCAATGGCCGCTGCAGCCGGTTTGGCTATCACGCTTGTGCCTGTGCTAATGGGTTACTTCATTCGCGGTAACGTGTTGCCTGAACACAAAAACCCAGTGAACCGAAGCCTAGTGGCGATGTACAAACCGCTTCTGAACCTCAGCCTAAAATATCCAAAGGTGATGATTGTTATCGCACTTGGCTTAATGGCGTCTGCTTATTACCCAACCAGTAAGCTTGGCAGCGAGTTCATCCCTCCTTTGGACGAAGGGGATTTGATGTACATGCCAACCACGTATCCGGGCATCTCAATAGGTAAGGCTCGTGAGTTGTTGCAACAGACCAACAAGCTCATCAAAACCATTCCAGAAGTCGAAACCACGTGGGGCAAAACTGGTCGAGCAGAGACAGCAACCGATCCTGCACCGTTAACCATGATTGAAACCGTGATTCAGCTTAAACCGCGAGATGAGTGGCGTGACGGTGTCACTACGGAGTCTCTGCGTAAAGAGTTTGATGATCTTATTCAGTTCCCAGGTTTAACCAATGCGTGGGTTATGCCAATCAAAACCCGTATCGACATGTTAGCGACCGGTATCAAAACCCCAATCGGCATCAAAATCGCTGGCCCAGAGCTTAGCGTGATTGAAGATATTGGTTCGCAACTTGAACCCATCCTCAACAGCGTGAGTGGTACGGCTTCTGTCTACGCCGAGCGTGTTGCGGGCGGTCGTTATGTGACGATAGACATTAAACGCCGCTCTGCTGCGCGATATGGCTTGAGCATTAAAGAAGTGCAACAGGTTATCTCGACTGCGGTTGGTGGCATGAACGTGGGTGAAACCGTTGAGGGGCTAGAGCGTTACCCAATCAATGTCCGTTATCCACAAAGTTATCGTGATTCTGTCGTCAAGCTGCAGAACTTACCGTTAGTAACACCAAATGGAGCTCGTATCGCTCTATCGGACGTAGCAGATATTCGTTACGAAGATGGCCCTCCGATGATTAAAACGGAGAATGCTCGTCCTAATGGCTGGGTGTTCGTTGACATCGAAGGTCGCGACCTTGGTTCTTATGTGGCAGAGGCGCAAAAAGTCGTTACCGATCAAATCGTCTTGCCTGCCGGATATTCACTGGCATGGTCTGGTCAATACGAATACATGGAGCGTGCGAAGGATCGTTTGAGTGTCGTTGTGCCAATCACCATCGCCATCATCATGTTGTTGCTCTACCTCAGCTTCCGCCGCGTCGGTGAGGTGATGATGATCATGCTGACATTGCCACTCGCAATGGTTGGTGGCCTATGGCTGATGCATGTCCTCAATTACAACTTCTCGATTGCGGTGGGTGTAGGCTTTATCGCCCTTGCCGGGGTAGCTGTTGAGATAGGCGTCATTATGTTGGTCTACCTAAACCAAGCATGGCACTACAAAAAATTGGATGCGGAGCAGAACCAGCAAGCACTTCAGAGTGAAGACTTAACGGATGCGATTCGTGAGGGTGCAGGACTGCGTGTTCGCCCAGTGATGATGACAGTACTTACGGTGATCATTGGCCTCATTCCAATTATGTATGGCGAGGGAACGGGCTCTGAAGTGATGCAGCGAATTGCCGCGCCGATGATAGGCGGAATGGCGTCGGCACTGTTGCTTACCCTACTGGTTTTGCCTGCAATCTTTAAGCTCTGGAAACAGCGTGAGATTACGCATAGCCAAAACGAGACAAACAAATAA
- the copI gene encoding copper-resistant cuproprotein CopI, producing the protein MKKTLIAIALTLTTATAFAEMDHSNMDHSMMKSGEMDHSKMDHSMMKDGKMDHSMMNMEGMSEVGMPATGAKPDKVVHVLLSDDMKITFKNKVDIEPNDVVQFVVMNTGKIDHEFSIGSASEQLEHREMMKNMGNHAHDSGSTVTVKPGKAKQLLWHFHGDNNVEFACNIPGHAEAGMVKSLTL; encoded by the coding sequence ATGAAAAAGACACTTATTGCGATTGCACTGACGTTAACTACTGCAACGGCTTTTGCCGAAATGGACCACTCAAATATGGATCACTCGATGATGAAGAGTGGAGAGATGGATCATTCAAAAATGGATCACAGCATGATGAAGGATGGAAAGATGGACCATTCGATGATGAATATGGAAGGCATGTCTGAAGTGGGTATGCCTGCGACAGGTGCAAAGCCGGATAAAGTGGTTCATGTTCTGCTAAGTGACGATATGAAAATTACATTTAAGAACAAGGTTGATATTGAGCCGAACGACGTGGTGCAGTTCGTTGTGATGAACACAGGCAAGATTGATCACGAATTCTCGATTGGGTCTGCTTCAGAGCAATTAGAGCACCGTGAAATGATGAAAAACATGGGCAATCACGCTCATGACTCGGGTAGCACAGTTACAGTTAAGCCGGGTAAAGCGAAGCAATTGCTGTGGCATTTCCATGGTGATAATAACGTAGAGTTCGCGTGCAATATTCCTGGTCACGCTGAAGCGGGTATGGTGAAGTCGTTAACGCTATAA
- a CDS encoding GNAT family N-acetyltransferase, which translates to MKYSTRPAQSSDYEFLFELKKAAEFEPIKAVFGWDEQIQRDIHAEEWAEERPEIIEYQSKAIGSVLLQDKGEHFYFCRFFLLPEYHGKGIGSQVLKDCLTKADSLNKPVELCYLQGNRVGELYLRFGFEITSQNDQFVYMWRQ; encoded by the coding sequence TTGAAGTATTCAACAAGACCTGCTCAGTCATCAGATTATGAATTTCTGTTCGAGCTTAAGAAAGCTGCTGAGTTTGAACCAATCAAAGCCGTATTTGGCTGGGATGAACAAATTCAACGAGATATACATGCTGAAGAGTGGGCAGAAGAACGGCCTGAAATTATTGAATATCAAAGCAAAGCGATTGGGAGTGTGTTGTTGCAAGACAAAGGCGAGCACTTTTATTTTTGCCGATTCTTCTTACTGCCGGAGTATCATGGAAAGGGCATTGGCAGCCAAGTATTGAAAGATTGCTTAACTAAGGCTGACAGCCTCAATAAACCCGTCGAACTTTGTTACCTGCAAGGTAATCGAGTTGGGGAGTTGTACTTGAGGTTTGGCTTTGAAATCACCTCGCAAAACGATCAGTTTGTCTATATGTGGCGCCAGTAA
- a CDS encoding efflux RND transporter periplasmic adaptor subunit produces MSTVKVATIALLVGGALGFGVNHFLINPAHDMSAMATSTGADVSKQAKDEPLYWVAPMDPNYQRDKPGQSPMGMDLIPVYADDSSGVKDEPGTVFIDSSVENNLGVKTAKVKFEALSPRIETVGYVAFDESTLWQTNVRAAGWVEKLYINAVGEKVNKGDVLFTLYSPELVKAQEELISAYKTGRKGLIKGSTERLITLGVDKTQIRAITRKGKASQTIEVKAPADGVIASLNIREGGYLAPAQAVISAGPLGEVWVDAEVFERQAHWILSGSNAVMTLDAIPGKEWLGNVDYVYPILDPKTRTLRVRLKFSNPNGELKPNMFANIALKPISDEAVLTIPRSSVIHSGGMTRVVMSEGSGKYRSARIEVGREAGEKIEVLQGLEQGENIVTSAHFMLDSESSQSADLSRINGVEEEAETVWANGEISDVMQGSRMVTINHQPVPEWDWPGMVMNFTFAEGLDMSDVQRGKAIDFEMRKTESGQYEVVDYKVNKHKMAGEVWVTGDITMLMADFGMITVKHQPVPEWNWKAGEMNFQASDDLDLSEFAEGQTIRFLVVKQGSDYVLKSLEPTNSTGEGEL; encoded by the coding sequence ATGAGTACAGTAAAAGTAGCAACAATCGCTTTATTGGTCGGTGGTGCATTGGGTTTTGGTGTGAACCATTTTCTAATTAATCCAGCACATGACATGTCAGCAATGGCAACGAGTACAGGCGCAGATGTCAGTAAACAGGCCAAGGATGAACCTCTGTATTGGGTGGCTCCGATGGACCCAAATTATCAGCGAGACAAGCCGGGTCAGTCACCTATGGGGATGGATTTAATCCCTGTTTACGCGGATGACTCAAGTGGTGTTAAAGATGAGCCCGGTACCGTGTTCATTGATTCGTCGGTAGAAAATAATCTGGGTGTCAAAACAGCGAAAGTTAAGTTCGAAGCGCTGTCTCCTCGGATTGAAACCGTGGGTTATGTGGCGTTCGATGAAAGTACATTGTGGCAAACCAACGTAAGAGCAGCTGGTTGGGTTGAGAAGCTCTACATCAACGCTGTGGGTGAGAAGGTAAACAAAGGTGATGTGCTTTTCACACTCTATTCTCCAGAGCTTGTTAAAGCACAAGAAGAGTTGATCAGTGCTTATAAAACGGGTCGTAAAGGTTTGATCAAAGGCTCGACTGAACGCTTAATTACCTTGGGTGTTGATAAGACGCAAATCCGCGCTATTACGCGCAAAGGCAAAGCCTCACAAACCATTGAAGTCAAAGCGCCAGCTGATGGTGTCATCGCAAGTTTGAATATCCGAGAAGGTGGTTACCTTGCACCTGCACAAGCGGTGATCAGTGCTGGCCCATTAGGCGAAGTATGGGTTGATGCTGAGGTGTTTGAGCGTCAAGCGCACTGGATCTTGTCAGGCAGCAATGCGGTGATGACGCTAGATGCCATTCCCGGCAAAGAGTGGTTGGGTAATGTCGATTACGTGTACCCAATCCTTGACCCAAAAACTCGAACCTTGCGCGTTCGTTTGAAGTTCTCCAATCCAAATGGCGAGCTTAAGCCAAATATGTTTGCCAATATTGCGCTGAAACCCATCAGTGATGAAGCTGTTCTTACTATCCCAAGATCTTCGGTGATTCACTCCGGTGGTATGACTCGAGTGGTGATGTCAGAAGGTTCTGGCAAGTATCGCTCTGCTCGTATTGAGGTTGGTCGTGAAGCTGGCGAAAAAATAGAGGTGCTTCAAGGGCTAGAGCAAGGTGAGAACATTGTCACTTCTGCGCACTTCATGTTGGATTCTGAATCGAGCCAATCCGCTGATCTGTCACGCATCAATGGTGTTGAAGAAGAAGCTGAAACCGTATGGGCGAACGGTGAAATTTCCGATGTTATGCAAGGTAGTCGCATGGTGACGATTAACCATCAGCCTGTTCCAGAATGGGATTGGCCGGGCATGGTGATGAATTTCACCTTTGCGGAAGGCTTGGACATGAGTGACGTCCAACGTGGTAAGGCGATTGATTTCGAGATGAGAAAGACAGAGTCAGGGCAGTACGAGGTTGTGGATTACAAGGTCAACAAACACAAGATGGCTGGCGAAGTTTGGGTGACGGGTGACATCACCATGTTGATGGCAGATTTTGGCATGATCACCGTAAAACATCAGCCTGTCCCTGAGTGGAATTGGAAAGCGGGTGAAATGAATTTCCAAGCCAGTGATGACCTTGATTTATCTGAGTTTGCCGAGGGTCAAACCATTCGGTTTCTAGTGGTGAAGCAGGGTTCTGATTATGTGCTCAAATCTCTCGAACCGACGAATAGCACGGGTGAGGGCGAACTATGA
- a CDS encoding TolC family protein has product MKPTTSVFVMNTSLVVAAALPMALFSSATLAATTASASNAQRISAHDQASSTQQLNTLIEIALSEDGNRKQYFAQSQAMRETGIASSTLMDPKLKVGFGGLPVDSFQFDEDPMTNISVGLMQQFERGDTLNLQQKKAGQQADALALQVQARELTVANSMTQLWLELGYQQKAESVIRQNRRLLVELENYVQTNYSIGKSEAQDLLNTQLQVSKLDEKLQANQQVQRRLISQLSEWLGSDWLGSQVLDSQGTLNATNQIDWPLLESKLATNIDSTTHYQLLNDHPLVKISDVSISSNQTQVELAEQAYTPQFGVEVMYAHRQANNMAGEPASDLVSAYLTVDIPLFTGNRQDKNLSAAQYQVGAAKSQKDTLLSQMNAQVNALLVDRANLIQRLDRYQTSLLPQTAARISAVERGYQNNTAQFNDVILATTDELALKLEQQRLITDLNIVNSKLAALVSGFEYQVNQPQLNSSATKHTANQ; this is encoded by the coding sequence ATGAAACCAACAACCTCTGTGTTTGTCATGAACACGAGCTTAGTGGTTGCTGCTGCCTTGCCTATGGCCTTGTTTTCAAGTGCTACGCTCGCGGCTACCACGGCGTCAGCTTCAAATGCTCAACGCATTTCAGCACATGACCAAGCAAGCTCGACGCAGCAACTCAATACACTGATTGAGATTGCGTTAAGCGAAGATGGAAATCGCAAGCAGTACTTTGCTCAGTCTCAAGCGATGCGAGAAACGGGCATTGCCAGCTCGACCTTAATGGATCCTAAATTAAAAGTTGGATTTGGCGGTTTGCCTGTCGATAGCTTTCAATTCGACGAAGACCCGATGACCAATATATCGGTAGGGTTGATGCAGCAGTTTGAGCGTGGCGATACGCTTAACCTCCAACAGAAAAAGGCAGGCCAACAGGCAGATGCTTTAGCTTTGCAGGTGCAAGCAAGAGAATTGACGGTTGCGAATAGCATGACGCAGCTTTGGCTTGAGTTAGGTTATCAACAAAAAGCTGAGTCGGTGATTCGTCAAAATCGTCGCTTGTTGGTTGAGCTTGAAAACTATGTACAAACCAATTACTCAATTGGTAAAAGTGAAGCGCAAGATCTGCTTAATACTCAGCTTCAAGTGAGCAAGCTTGATGAGAAACTTCAGGCAAACCAGCAGGTTCAGCGCCGCTTAATCTCTCAGCTTTCTGAATGGTTGGGGTCTGATTGGTTAGGCTCTCAGGTTCTTGATTCTCAGGGCACACTGAATGCAACTAACCAAATCGATTGGCCGTTGTTGGAAAGCAAATTAGCGACCAATATCGATTCAACTACGCACTACCAGTTACTGAATGACCATCCTTTGGTTAAGATCTCCGATGTCAGTATTTCCTCCAATCAAACTCAGGTTGAGTTAGCTGAGCAAGCTTATACCCCGCAGTTTGGGGTGGAAGTTATGTATGCACACCGTCAAGCCAATAACATGGCGGGTGAACCAGCTTCTGATCTTGTGAGTGCTTATCTGACAGTCGACATCCCGCTGTTTACAGGGAACCGACAAGATAAAAACTTATCGGCTGCTCAGTATCAAGTTGGTGCGGCTAAATCTCAAAAAGACACCTTACTTTCCCAAATGAACGCGCAAGTGAACGCATTGCTGGTGGACAGAGCAAATCTGATCCAGCGATTAGATCGCTATCAAACGTCCTTGCTTCCTCAAACTGCAGCACGAATCAGCGCGGTTGAAAGGGGCTATCAAAACAATACCGCTCAGTTTAACGATGTCATTTTAGCAACGACCGATGAGCTGGCGCTTAAGTTAGAGCAACAACGTTTGATCACCGATCTCAACATCGTTAACAGCAAACTGGCGGCGTTAGTCAGTGGCTTTGAATACCAAGTAAACCAACCACAACTCAACTCAAGCGCAACTAAACACACAGCCAATCAATAA
- a CDS encoding threonine/serine exporter family protein: MPSQYRINKIVEIGDTLHRSGCAPYKLEKYTQYYARKHGVDVMIQATPTAINYQFPDDNNAVILKRQKLASINLSLLANTIIRINQPSSEPVPEPVGYSKWVTALANMGIPPAYLMLVGSTLEAVAFSVFLGLMVWVCQQVLHSRRAIAVEFISALLTGIFVAFLASTGLPIPVWALCIASIVLFVPGLSIANALECLAFNDLVSGTSLLGQSALTLIKLFVGIVMGLNIGEAIWGQAVSISYINAVPIWMHVSGLVLISVSIGVMFNARPTDILLGLPVAVLGMWGPFYLGFDSGWVVGTWVTTVLITLYGTWIAKKMDLTGSIYIVQGIIILVPGSRVLVSASQSVFEQSILPIPSIGLSALFMFSAIVAGQITAYSIYSPKVEH; encoded by the coding sequence ATGCCTTCTCAGTACCGAATTAACAAAATTGTTGAAATTGGTGACACTCTTCACCGCAGTGGTTGTGCTCCTTATAAGCTTGAAAAGTACACACAATACTATGCAAGAAAGCATGGTGTTGATGTGATGATCCAAGCAACGCCAACCGCGATTAACTATCAGTTTCCAGATGATAACAACGCCGTTATTCTAAAACGCCAAAAATTGGCCTCAATTAATCTGAGTTTGTTGGCAAATACCATTATTCGTATTAATCAACCGAGTAGTGAACCGGTGCCAGAACCTGTAGGTTATTCTAAATGGGTGACAGCTCTTGCCAATATGGGCATTCCGCCCGCGTATTTGATGCTTGTGGGCAGCACGCTAGAAGCGGTTGCTTTCTCGGTGTTTTTGGGGTTGATGGTTTGGGTGTGTCAGCAAGTTCTACATTCACGTCGTGCCATCGCGGTTGAATTCATTTCGGCGTTATTGACCGGTATTTTCGTTGCTTTCTTGGCGAGTACAGGCCTGCCCATTCCTGTTTGGGCATTGTGTATTGCTTCAATAGTTTTGTTCGTACCCGGGTTATCAATAGCCAACGCATTAGAGTGTTTGGCGTTTAATGACTTGGTCTCCGGCACGAGCTTGCTCGGTCAAAGTGCGTTAACCCTCATTAAGCTGTTTGTTGGCATTGTTATGGGTCTCAATATTGGCGAAGCGATATGGGGGCAGGCCGTTTCTATTTCTTATATCAATGCAGTGCCGATATGGATGCACGTTTCTGGATTGGTGCTGATTTCTGTCTCTATCGGTGTGATGTTTAATGCGCGCCCAACGGATATTCTATTAGGTTTACCCGTCGCTGTTCTCGGTATGTGGGGCCCGTTTTATCTAGGTTTTGATAGTGGTTGGGTTGTGGGTACTTGGGTAACCACAGTGTTGATTACCCTTTATGGTACTTGGATTGCGAAGAAAATGGATCTCACTGGTTCGATCTATATCGTGCAAGGGATCATTATCTTGGTCCCGGGTAGTCGCGTGTTGGTGAGTGCTAGCCAATCGGTGTTTGAGCAGTCTATTTTGCCGATCCCAAGTATCGGTTTATCGGCGCTGTTTATGTTCTCCGCGATTGTGGCTGGGCAAATCACAGCGTATTCAATCTACTCGCCAAAAGTAGAACATTGA
- a CDS encoding LysE family translocator — MEWLNLAVLGLLIVISPGADFVLVLKNSVSQGRQAGIWTAIGVSLAICVHISYSMLGISYLISQNEQLFDMIRYAGAAYLIYLGLKGILSADNKLTPMEDAKQSTSVWRYLAQGFLCNVLNPKTMLFFLSIFSQVISPDAANQHVALGYGLYMIVLHGLWFGVVAMLFTSNTLKKHLLRAKKRLNQACGFGLVTFGALLAIKS, encoded by the coding sequence ATGGAGTGGTTAAACCTAGCAGTATTGGGACTATTGATTGTTATAAGCCCAGGAGCTGATTTCGTTTTAGTTTTGAAAAACAGTGTCAGTCAAGGAAGACAAGCAGGGATTTGGACTGCAATAGGTGTGAGTTTAGCGATTTGTGTTCACATCAGTTATTCAATGCTTGGGATCAGTTACTTAATATCACAGAATGAGCAGCTGTTTGACATGATCAGATACGCAGGCGCAGCCTACCTTATTTATCTAGGGCTAAAAGGTATCTTGAGTGCGGACAACAAGCTTACACCTATGGAAGATGCAAAGCAAAGCACCAGTGTTTGGCGCTATTTAGCACAAGGCTTTTTATGTAACGTGCTCAACCCAAAAACCATGCTGTTCTTCCTGAGCATCTTCAGCCAAGTCATCTCACCCGATGCTGCGAACCAACATGTCGCACTTGGCTATGGGCTTTACATGATCGTTCTTCACGGCTTATGGTTTGGCGTTGTTGCTATGCTGTTTACTTCGAATACATTGAAAAAGCATCTATTGAGAGCAAAGAAAAGGCTTAATCAAGCGTGTGGATTTGGTTTAGTGACTTTCGGAGCACTGTTGGCGATTAAATCTTAA
- a CDS encoding zinc ribbon domain-containing protein YjdM — MSLPPCPQCQSEYVYPDQNNLICPECAYEWNPEEERLEREAARVKDVNGAVLETGDKVTFIKDLKVKGSSSVLKIGTKAVIRRINEGKDHQLDCKLDGGGEMLVTAKYVKKQ, encoded by the coding sequence ATGTCTTTACCTCCTTGTCCGCAATGCCAATCTGAATACGTCTACCCAGATCAAAACAACCTAATCTGCCCTGAGTGCGCTTATGAGTGGAACCCAGAAGAAGAGCGCTTAGAAAGAGAAGCTGCGCGCGTTAAGGATGTTAACGGTGCCGTTTTAGAAACTGGTGATAAAGTAACTTTTATTAAAGATTTAAAAGTAAAAGGTAGCTCTAGCGTATTAAAAATTGGTACTAAAGCTGTGATTAGACGTATCAACGAAGGCAAAGATCATCAGCTAGATTGCAAACTTGATGGTGGCGGTGAGATGCTAGTGACAGCGAAATACGTGAAAAAGCAGTAA
- a CDS encoding NADH:flavin oxidoreductase, giving the protein MRSATWENMATEDGHMTDKLYAIYEELAQGEVGMIVTGYANIVEEEKPNAGMMGMYNDSFIAEYQKLTQLVHDNDSKIVMQLAYGGTKTTHDLDERVIYAPSEVPEKGTQTLGKAMTKDEIDYIVDAFAQASLRAQKSGFDGVEIHAAHTYLINQFLSPYYNQREDEYGGSLENRMRFLLEIYTATRKLVGDDFPILVKLTASEFFEGGVTFEETRIVCKKLEQVGVDGIVVSGNIHGKADTMIGESHDGFTIQAEGYFHEYGHAISQDVNIPVITVGGLTDFNAIEAIANNTGIEYFALSRPLLSEPHLVKRWKEGDRSPVECERCSKCRTKRGNFCVVNKDRKVQLARM; this is encoded by the coding sequence ATGAGAAGTGCAACGTGGGAAAATATGGCCACCGAAGATGGCCATATGACAGATAAACTGTACGCTATCTATGAAGAGTTGGCTCAAGGTGAAGTCGGCATGATCGTGACGGGTTACGCGAACATCGTTGAAGAAGAAAAGCCAAATGCGGGCATGATGGGGATGTATAACGACTCATTCATTGCAGAGTATCAGAAGCTGACTCAACTGGTGCACGATAACGACTCTAAAATCGTGATGCAATTGGCTTATGGTGGCACCAAAACCACGCATGATCTTGACGAACGAGTGATCTACGCACCCAGTGAGGTTCCAGAAAAAGGAACTCAAACACTAGGCAAAGCGATGACCAAAGATGAGATCGACTACATTGTTGATGCCTTTGCTCAAGCGTCTTTGAGAGCACAGAAGTCAGGTTTTGATGGCGTTGAAATTCATGCTGCTCACACTTACCTGATTAATCAGTTCTTAAGCCCTTACTACAACCAACGTGAAGATGAGTACGGCGGTAGCTTAGAAAACCGCATGAGATTCTTGTTAGAGATCTATACCGCGACGCGCAAGCTGGTGGGTGATGATTTCCCTATCTTGGTTAAGCTTACAGCTTCGGAGTTTTTTGAAGGTGGCGTGACCTTCGAAGAAACACGTATTGTGTGTAAAAAGCTTGAACAAGTGGGCGTGGATGGCATTGTGGTGTCAGGTAATATTCATGGTAAAGCAGACACTATGATTGGCGAGTCGCACGATGGTTTTACCATTCAAGCTGAAGGCTACTTCCATGAGTATGGCCACGCGATCAGTCAAGACGTTAATATCCCAGTTATCACGGTTGGTGGCCTAACGGATTTTAATGCTATCGAAGCGATTGCAAACAACACAGGCATTGAATACTTCGCGCTTTCAAGGCCGCTGCTTTCTGAACCGCATTTAGTTAAGCGTTGGAAGGAAGGGGATAGAAGCCCTGTAGAATGTGAACGATGCTCTAAGTGTCGCACTAAGCGCGGCAACTTCTGCGTGGTGAATAAAGACAGAAAAGTACAGCTTGCTCGTATGTAA